The window ACCAACTACCACAAGACATTGAACCAAAAGAAGGTATGAGACTTACCATGCAAGCACCAAACGGTCAAGTATTTTACCCCTTGATTAAAGAAGTCAAGGAAGATTCTATCATTCTTGATCTTAACCACCCTCTTGCAGGAAAAAAACTCATCTTCGATGTAGAGATCATAGAAGTAAAAGATGCACCCGAAGCACAAGAAGTGAAAAACGAAGAGTCGGAAGAGCACGTTCATTCTGAAAATTGCAACCATGACTGATCTTGTAGCAGTACTCTCAACAGGAAAGGGTACGTGGGGACATGTCTCACGCCTAATTGCAGAAGGTGATTGGGATAACATTTTCCTTATCACCAACGAGTTTGGAAGAGAAAACTATTCTGGAGAAAAAGATGCTACGATGTGCGTCGTTAATTCACGTGCGCCTATGGATGAGTTGATCGCAGAGATTAAAGAG of the Candidatus Woesearchaeota archaeon genome contains:
- a CDS encoding peptidylprolyl isomerase — its product is MSIKKGQTVRVHYTGKFVDGVTFDSSEGKEPLEFTVGQGQVIPGFDEGVVGMSAGEKKTIEIEPENAYGPVDENARIELPRDQLPQDIEPKEGMRLTMQAPNGQVFYPLIKEVKEDSIILDLNHPLAGKKLIFDVEIIEVKDAPEAQEVKNEESEEHVHSENCNHD